From the genome of Mycobacterium dioxanotrophicus, one region includes:
- a CDS encoding cation:proton antiporter, with protein sequence MELILVVVGAIVVTAIAHRRGLEPALIIVVVGIAVSFFPDFEPPELDSHILLTVVLPPLLYSAALGFSFPTFLRNIRPILGLGVGLVVVTAFTVAAVSAWLVLVPLTFGLALILGAIVAPPDAVTAVAVGRKLGLPKRVMAILTGESLINDAAALTLFSIAVAQVAGTHTFIEDPFLLFIFSALVGPLVGALLGYVTLWIRRRLANPGLETVQGLVVPFAAYIAAEELHASGVLAVVVAGFVVGHGSLGAGYQTRLQERYVWNSVDVLLEAFVFAYIGLHLRFVLEHLNDAHESLMEVAVASAIVLLIVLVIRPLSVFVMFGRNKLFRHVESRLSVPVPERGGRGALGTKVRRKPMGKWRSRVDRRPLSWRESVVVSWTGMRGVVTLAAAAAIPATTITGEPFPERATIQAIAFVVSVGTLLIQGWSLPLLIRRLHLSRFCDDHEVDRAEELKAERLVHDAAEEVLANFEAPPGMNPRVLTEIRGIIARHSQDADEMPDPEAHTRRSEVFSALYRDVLAAQRQALIAERDAGGIEDEAVRAMLERLDLQEAGVSARLDSRF encoded by the coding sequence GTGGAATTGATCCTCGTCGTCGTCGGAGCCATTGTCGTCACAGCCATTGCCCACCGGCGCGGATTGGAACCCGCCCTGATCATCGTGGTCGTCGGCATCGCGGTGTCCTTCTTTCCGGATTTCGAGCCGCCCGAACTGGATTCGCACATCCTGCTGACGGTGGTGCTGCCGCCGCTGCTGTATTCGGCGGCGCTGGGATTTTCGTTCCCGACGTTCCTGCGCAACATCCGGCCGATCCTGGGTCTCGGGGTCGGGTTGGTGGTGGTGACCGCGTTCACGGTGGCCGCGGTGTCGGCCTGGCTGGTGCTGGTGCCGCTGACTTTCGGCCTGGCGTTGATCCTCGGTGCGATCGTGGCGCCTCCGGACGCGGTCACCGCGGTCGCAGTGGGCCGCAAACTCGGCCTGCCGAAGCGGGTGATGGCGATCCTGACCGGGGAGAGCCTCATCAACGATGCTGCGGCGCTGACACTGTTCAGCATCGCGGTGGCCCAGGTCGCGGGCACCCATACCTTCATCGAGGATCCTTTCCTGCTGTTCATCTTCAGCGCCCTGGTGGGGCCACTGGTGGGGGCACTGCTGGGCTACGTCACGCTGTGGATCCGGCGGCGGCTCGCGAATCCGGGGCTGGAGACCGTTCAGGGGCTGGTGGTGCCGTTCGCGGCGTACATCGCTGCCGAGGAACTGCATGCCTCGGGTGTGCTGGCGGTCGTCGTCGCCGGCTTCGTCGTGGGCCACGGCTCGCTGGGCGCCGGATATCAGACCCGCTTGCAGGAACGCTATGTGTGGAACTCGGTGGACGTGCTGTTGGAGGCGTTCGTCTTCGCCTACATCGGTCTGCATCTGCGGTTCGTGCTGGAGCATCTGAACGACGCGCATGAATCGCTGATGGAGGTGGCCGTCGCGTCGGCGATCGTGCTGCTGATCGTCCTGGTGATCCGGCCGCTGTCGGTGTTCGTGATGTTCGGCCGCAACAAACTGTTCCGGCATGTCGAGAGCCGGCTGAGCGTGCCGGTGCCCGAGCGTGGTGGCCGCGGGGCGCTGGGCACGAAGGTGCGCCGTAAGCCGATGGGCAAGTGGCGCTCACGGGTGGACCGCAGGCCGCTGTCCTGGCGTGAGAGCGTGGTGGTCTCGTGGACCGGCATGCGCGGGGTGGTCACCTTGGCTGCGGCCGCGGCGATCCCGGCGACGACGATCACCGGTGAACCGTTCCCCGAGCGGGCCACCATTCAGGCCATCGCCTTCGTCGTCAGCGTCGGCACCCTGTTGATCCAGGGTTGGTCGCTGCCGCTGCTGATCCGGCGGCTGCATCTGTCGCGGTTCTGCGACGACCACGAGGTCGACCGGGCCGAGGAACTCAAGGCTGAGCGGTTGGTGCACGACGCGGCCGAGGAAGTGCTGGCGAACTTCGAGGCACCGCCGGGGATGAACCCGAGGGTGCTGACCGAGATCCGCGGCATCATCGCGCGGCATTCACAGGATGCCGACGAAATGCCCGACCCCGAGGCCCACACCAGGCGGTCGGAGGTGTTCTCGGCGCTGTACCGCGATGTGCTGGCGGCTCAGCGGCAGGCGCTGATCGCCGAGCGGGACGCGGGCGGAATCGAAGACGAGGCGGTGCGGGCCATGCTCGAGCGGCTCGACCTGCAGGAGGCCGGCGTTTCGGCGCGGCTCGACAGCCGGTTCTGA
- a CDS encoding nucleoside deaminase, translating into MTPEQMLDVAVEQARKGLAEGGIPIGAALFRDTGELLGAGHNRRVQNDDPSIHAETDAFRAAGRQRGYRSTIMVTTLSPCWYCSGLVRQFNIGAVVIGEARTFSGGHDWLSEHGVAVTLLDDKRCVAMMEDFIADRPELWAEDIGE; encoded by the coding sequence ATGACCCCCGAACAGATGCTCGACGTCGCGGTCGAGCAGGCGCGTAAAGGCTTGGCCGAGGGCGGTATACCGATCGGGGCGGCCCTGTTCCGGGACACCGGCGAGCTGCTGGGCGCCGGACACAACCGGCGGGTGCAGAACGACGATCCGTCGATTCACGCCGAAACCGACGCCTTCCGCGCCGCGGGCCGTCAGCGCGGCTACCGCTCGACGATCATGGTCACCACGCTCTCGCCGTGCTGGTACTGCAGCGGGCTGGTGCGGCAGTTCAACATCGGTGCCGTGGTGATCGGGGAGGCTCGTACCTTCTCGGGTGGCCACGATTGGCTGTCTGAACATGGGGTTGCCGTTACGCTGCTGGATGACAAGCGCTGTGTGGCGATGATGGAGGACTTCATCGCCGACCGGCCGGAGCTGTGGGCGGAGGATATCGGCGAATGA
- a CDS encoding DUF1542 domain-containing protein, translating into MNSVLLVLIVLVIAAIAFAVYSSSKSAGRRSAESLADAKADARRIIERLGGQVLNLTGTDDASKQALADASERYTAASSQIDQATTAKQAALAKESAIEGLYYVRAARTAMGMDPGPELETLTGQRSAGAVTEDRTINFEGRQLEASPTPSQRTPNYYPGGRVAGRPVPAGWYSEPWWKTALVAGAWGVGSALLFDSLFSGMHGVNYGAQGFESGYGDGYSDGYAAGQDAGGYDGGGYDNAGYDSGSGDWGGTDASGWDSGGFDGGGFDGGGFDFGGGDF; encoded by the coding sequence ATGAACAGCGTTTTGCTGGTACTCATCGTCCTGGTCATCGCCGCCATCGCGTTCGCGGTCTACAGCTCGTCGAAATCCGCCGGACGACGGTCCGCCGAATCCCTCGCCGACGCCAAGGCTGACGCGCGTCGCATCATCGAACGGCTCGGTGGCCAGGTGCTCAACCTGACCGGCACCGACGACGCTTCCAAGCAGGCGCTGGCCGACGCATCGGAGCGCTACACCGCCGCGTCCTCGCAGATCGACCAGGCGACCACTGCCAAGCAAGCCGCGCTGGCCAAGGAAAGCGCCATCGAGGGCCTGTACTACGTCCGCGCCGCGCGCACCGCGATGGGCATGGATCCCGGTCCCGAACTCGAGACCTTGACCGGCCAGCGGTCGGCGGGCGCGGTCACCGAGGACCGCACCATCAACTTCGAGGGCCGTCAGCTCGAGGCCTCCCCAACCCCGTCGCAGCGCACGCCGAACTATTACCCCGGCGGCCGCGTGGCCGGCCGGCCCGTGCCAGCCGGGTGGTATTCCGAGCCGTGGTGGAAGACCGCCTTGGTGGCCGGCGCCTGGGGCGTCGGTTCGGCGCTGCTGTTCGACTCGTTGTTCAGCGGCATGCACGGGGTCAACTACGGCGCGCAGGGTTTCGAGAGCGGCTACGGCGACGGCTACTCCGACGGATACGCCGCGGGGCAGGACGCCGGCGGGTACGACGGCGGTGGCTACGACAACGCCGGCTACGACAGCGGTTCCGGCGACTGGGGCGGCACCGACGCCAGTGGCTGGGACAGCGGCGGATTCGACGGCGGCGGCTTTGACGGCGGCGGATTCGACTTCGGCGGCGGGGACTTCTGA
- a CDS encoding ATP-dependent Clp protease proteolytic subunit, which translates to MRGAGAGLNLVDSVYERLLSERIIFLGSQVDDDIANRLCAQILLLSAEDPTKDIHLYINSPGGSISAGMAIYDTMVLAPCDIATYAMGMAASMGEFLLAAGTKGKRYALPHARILMHQPLGGVTGSAADIAIQAEQFAVIKKEMFRLNAEFTGQTIERIEADSDRDRWFTAPEALEYGFVDHIITSANVNGTGPGAGLDK; encoded by the coding sequence ATGCGTGGCGCCGGGGCAGGGCTCAACCTTGTCGACTCGGTGTACGAGCGACTGCTCTCCGAGCGGATCATCTTCCTGGGCTCCCAAGTTGACGACGACATTGCCAACCGGCTGTGCGCGCAGATTCTGCTGCTGTCGGCGGAGGATCCGACCAAGGACATCCACCTGTACATCAACTCGCCCGGCGGCTCCATCAGCGCGGGCATGGCGATCTACGACACCATGGTGTTGGCGCCGTGCGACATCGCGACCTACGCGATGGGCATGGCCGCGTCGATGGGGGAGTTCCTCCTCGCCGCGGGAACCAAGGGCAAGCGCTACGCGCTGCCGCACGCCCGCATCCTGATGCACCAGCCGCTCGGCGGTGTCACGGGTAGCGCGGCCGACATCGCGATCCAGGCCGAGCAGTTCGCGGTCATCAAGAAGGAGATGTTCCGGCTCAACGCTGAGTTCACCGGTCAGACGATCGAGCGCATCGAGGCCGACTCGGACCGCGACCGCTGGTTCACCGCACCGGAAGCCCTGGAGTATGGGTTCGTCGACCACATCATCACCAGCGCCAACGTCAACGGCACCGGACCGGGAGCAGGACTAGACAAATGA
- a CDS encoding serine hydrolase domain-containing protein, producing MITTAAPIAGTCLPQFARVRDAFERNFAERGEVGAAVAVWVEDELVVNLWGGSADAAGTRPWRENTLASVFSGSKGLLSSCVHLLADRGQIDLYAPVSRYWPEFAQAGKQDITIAMVLGHRSGVIGPREPMDWRDVTDWDGVCARLAAAEPWWEPGTAQGYHVVSFGFILGEVVRRVTGRTLGQYLRTEVAEPLGIDVHIGLPADEHHRCAEMLNKPTVRSVLAQNRVCTPPQHLNDHPWAAFAVSMDFVPDDELGAHALSTWRSAEFPSTNAHVSALGMATFYNALAQEKLISREHLERARVSQGGFDPDVVLGPRVADHGWGLGYMLNQRGVAGPNLRIFGHGGSGGSYAFVDLEHRIGYAYVMNFFDATKCNADPRTVALSDEVYSALGVI from the coding sequence ATGATCACAACCGCTGCCCCGATAGCGGGCACATGCCTGCCGCAATTCGCTCGGGTACGAGACGCGTTCGAACGCAACTTCGCCGAGCGTGGCGAGGTCGGCGCCGCCGTCGCGGTCTGGGTCGAGGACGAGCTGGTGGTCAACCTGTGGGGTGGGTCGGCCGACGCGGCAGGCACGCGCCCGTGGCGAGAGAACACCCTCGCCAGCGTCTTCTCCGGATCCAAGGGACTGTTGAGCAGCTGCGTGCATCTGCTGGCCGATCGCGGTCAGATCGACCTTTACGCACCGGTCTCCCGGTACTGGCCGGAGTTCGCTCAGGCCGGCAAGCAGGACATCACCATCGCCATGGTGCTTGGGCACCGGTCCGGGGTGATCGGCCCGCGCGAACCGATGGACTGGCGAGACGTGACCGACTGGGACGGTGTCTGCGCACGGCTGGCCGCGGCCGAGCCGTGGTGGGAACCCGGCACCGCGCAGGGCTATCACGTGGTCAGTTTCGGCTTCATCCTCGGCGAGGTGGTCCGGCGGGTGACCGGCCGCACGTTGGGCCAGTACCTGCGCACCGAGGTCGCCGAGCCGCTGGGCATCGACGTCCATATCGGCCTGCCCGCCGACGAGCACCATCGCTGCGCCGAGATGCTGAACAAGCCGACCGTGCGCAGCGTGCTGGCGCAGAACAGGGTATGCACTCCGCCGCAGCACCTGAACGACCATCCGTGGGCCGCATTCGCGGTGTCGATGGACTTCGTGCCGGACGACGAGCTCGGCGCCCACGCCCTGAGCACGTGGCGGTCCGCCGAATTCCCCAGCACCAACGCTCATGTGTCCGCACTGGGCATGGCGACGTTCTACAACGCCCTGGCCCAGGAGAAGCTGATCAGCCGCGAGCACCTGGAGCGGGCCCGGGTGTCCCAGGGCGGTTTCGACCCCGACGTGGTGCTCGGCCCACGCGTCGCCGATCACGGCTGGGGCCTGGGCTACATGCTCAACCAGCGCGGCGTGGCCGGCCCGAACCTACGGATCTTCGGCCACGGCGGGTCCGGCGGCTCGTATGCGTTCGTCGACCTCGAACACCGCATCGGGTACGCGTACGTGATGAACTTTTTCGACGCGACCAAGTGCAATGCCGACCCGCGCACGGTCGCGCTCTCGGACGAGGTGTACTCCGCTCTCGGCGTAATCTGA
- the tig gene encoding trigger factor: protein MKSTVEQLSPTRVRINVEVPFTELEPDFDRAFKELAKQVRLPGFRPGKAPRKLLEARIGRGAVLEQVVNDALPSRYSEAVSTSDIKPLGQPEIEVTKLEDGEELVFTAEVDVRPEITLPDLEALKITVDPIEVTDEEVDAELQSLRARFGTLTGVERPAQEGDFVSIDLSATVDGEDVPEAKTEGLSHEVGSGQLIDGLDDAITGLTAGESKVFTTKLAAGEHAGKDAEVTVTVKSVKERELPEADDEFAQLASEFDTFEELKESLVEQVKRVKSVQQAEQIRDKALEELLEQTEVPLPENIVQAQVDDTLHNRIHALDHDEDKFAEQLTEQGSSREEFDADNRTHAEKAIKTQLLMDALADKLDVQVGQNDLTERLVLMSRQYGIEPQQLIQLLQQNNQLPAMFADVRRALTIAAVVHAATVTDTDGTVVDTTELFGPVGNGEAEGEQDSSDEADKDADSAE, encoded by the coding sequence GTGAAGAGCACGGTCGAGCAGCTGAGCCCCACCCGGGTGCGCATCAATGTGGAGGTGCCCTTCACCGAGTTGGAGCCGGACTTCGACCGGGCATTCAAGGAGCTGGCCAAGCAGGTCCGCCTGCCCGGCTTCCGTCCCGGCAAGGCTCCCCGCAAGCTGCTGGAGGCCCGCATCGGCCGCGGTGCCGTGCTGGAGCAGGTCGTCAACGATGCGTTGCCCAGCCGCTACAGCGAGGCCGTGTCGACGTCCGACATCAAGCCGCTCGGCCAGCCCGAGATCGAGGTCACCAAGCTTGAGGACGGCGAGGAGCTGGTGTTCACCGCCGAGGTGGACGTCCGCCCCGAGATCACGCTGCCCGACCTGGAGGCGCTGAAGATCACCGTCGACCCGATCGAGGTCACCGACGAAGAGGTCGACGCCGAGCTGCAGTCGCTGCGCGCCCGGTTCGGCACCCTGACCGGCGTCGAGCGTCCCGCGCAGGAGGGCGACTTCGTCTCCATCGACCTGTCGGCCACCGTCGACGGCGAGGATGTGCCCGAGGCCAAGACCGAGGGGCTCTCGCACGAGGTCGGTTCCGGCCAGTTGATCGACGGTCTCGACGATGCCATCACCGGCCTGACCGCAGGTGAGTCCAAGGTGTTCACCACCAAGCTGGCCGCAGGCGAGCACGCCGGCAAGGACGCCGAGGTGACCGTCACCGTCAAGTCGGTCAAGGAGCGCGAGCTGCCCGAGGCGGACGACGAATTCGCCCAGCTGGCAAGCGAATTCGACACCTTCGAAGAGCTCAAGGAAAGCCTCGTCGAGCAGGTGAAGCGCGTCAAGAGCGTGCAGCAGGCCGAGCAGATCCGGGACAAGGCGCTGGAGGAACTGCTCGAGCAGACCGAGGTTCCGCTGCCGGAGAACATCGTGCAGGCCCAGGTCGACGACACCCTGCACAACCGGATCCACGCCCTCGACCACGACGAGGACAAGTTCGCCGAGCAGCTGACCGAACAGGGCAGCAGCCGTGAGGAATTCGACGCCGACAACCGCACCCACGCGGAGAAGGCCATCAAGACCCAGCTGCTGATGGACGCGCTCGCCGACAAGCTCGACGTCCAGGTGGGCCAGAACGACCTCACCGAGCGCCTGGTGCTGATGTCGCGTCAGTACGGCATCGAGCCGCAGCAGCTCATCCAGCTCCTGCAGCAGAACAACCAGCTGCCGGCCATGTTCGCCGATGTGCGGCGCGCGTTGACCATCGCCGCCGTCGTGCACGCCGCCACCGTCACCGACACCGACGGCACGGTCGTCGACACCACCGAGCTCTTCGGCCCGGTCGGCAACGGCGAAGCCGAGGGTGAGCAGGACAGCAGCGACGAGGCCGACAAGGACGCCGACAGCGCCGAGTGA
- a CDS encoding isopenicillin N synthase family dioxygenase, with amino-acid sequence MSAIATVDISRWYRGGADADAVAAEVDEGLQRAGFIVITGHGVDPDLAARVRAASREFFALPDEVKQRYSVPVGGHGWIGPGAEANGYAEGTETPPDLKESYSLGAETATGDPEVDRIWFAPNVWPAEVPALQPLVSEYTAAMRKLSDDLLALFAHALGLPANPFATLADRPTWTMNINHYPPVSVVGEPEPGQFRIGPHTDFGTVTVLDREPGAGGLQVYSEAEGWEDAPWEPGALTVNIGDLLEYWSGKRWPSGRHRVLPPQPHAPEEDLVSLIYFYEANHDALVTPLDPPIGRVAGLTPVTSSDFIKERLDAITVG; translated from the coding sequence ATGAGCGCCATTGCGACAGTGGATATTTCGCGGTGGTACCGCGGTGGGGCCGACGCCGACGCGGTGGCCGCCGAGGTCGACGAGGGCCTGCAGCGGGCCGGCTTCATCGTCATCACCGGCCACGGCGTCGATCCCGATCTGGCGGCGCGGGTGCGTGCGGCCAGCCGCGAGTTCTTCGCTCTGCCAGATGAGGTCAAGCAGCGCTATTCGGTACCGGTCGGCGGCCACGGCTGGATCGGCCCCGGCGCCGAAGCCAACGGCTACGCCGAGGGCACCGAGACCCCGCCGGACCTCAAGGAGAGCTACAGCCTGGGTGCCGAGACGGCAACCGGCGACCCGGAGGTGGACCGGATCTGGTTCGCGCCCAACGTCTGGCCGGCCGAGGTGCCGGCACTGCAGCCGCTGGTCAGTGAATACACCGCGGCGATGCGCAAGCTGTCCGACGATCTGCTCGCGCTGTTCGCCCACGCACTCGGACTGCCGGCGAATCCCTTTGCGACGCTGGCCGACCGACCGACCTGGACCATGAACATCAACCACTACCCGCCGGTGAGCGTGGTGGGCGAGCCGGAGCCGGGTCAGTTCCGCATCGGCCCGCACACCGATTTCGGCACCGTCACCGTGCTGGACCGCGAGCCGGGAGCAGGTGGGCTGCAGGTGTATTCGGAGGCAGAAGGCTGGGAGGACGCGCCGTGGGAACCCGGTGCGCTGACGGTCAACATCGGGGATCTGCTGGAGTACTGGAGTGGCAAGCGCTGGCCGTCCGGCCGCCACCGGGTGCTGCCACCGCAACCGCACGCCCCCGAAGAGGATCTGGTGTCGCTGATCTACTTCTACGAGGCCAACCATGACGCGCTGGTGACGCCGCTGGATCCGCCGATCGGGCGGGTCGCTGGGCTGACTCCCGTCACATCGTCGGACTTCATCAAGGAGCGCCTCGACGCCATCACGGTCGGCTGA
- the clpP2 gene encoding ATP-dependent CLP protease proteolytic subunit ClpP2, which produces MTDQIHPSLDARVQPQARYILPSFIEHSSFGVKESNPYNKLFEERIIFLGVQVDDASANDIMAQLLVLESLDPDRDITMYINSPGGSFTSLMAIYDTMQYVRADIQTVCLGQAASAAAVLLAAGTPGKRLALPNARVLIHQPSLGGVIQGQFSDLEIQAAEIERMRTLMETTLARHTGKDPEVIRKDTDRDKILTAEQAKDYGIIDTVLEYRKLSAQKS; this is translated from the coding sequence ATGACCGACCAGATTCATCCGTCATTGGACGCCCGCGTGCAGCCGCAGGCCCGCTACATCCTGCCGTCGTTCATCGAGCACAGCAGCTTCGGCGTCAAGGAATCCAACCCGTACAACAAGCTGTTCGAGGAACGCATCATCTTCCTCGGCGTGCAGGTGGACGACGCGTCGGCCAACGACATCATGGCGCAGCTGCTGGTGCTGGAGTCGCTGGATCCCGACCGCGACATCACCATGTACATCAACTCGCCGGGTGGCTCGTTCACCTCGCTGATGGCGATCTACGACACCATGCAGTACGTGCGGGCCGACATCCAGACCGTGTGCCTGGGTCAGGCCGCGTCGGCCGCCGCGGTGCTGCTCGCCGCCGGAACCCCCGGCAAGCGTCTCGCACTGCCCAACGCCCGGGTGCTCATCCACCAGCCCTCGCTGGGTGGCGTCATCCAGGGCCAGTTCTCCGACCTGGAGATCCAGGCCGCCGAGATCGAGCGCATGCGTACCCTGATGGAGACCACGCTGGCGCGGCACACCGGCAAGGATCCCGAGGTCATCCGCAAGGACACCGACCGCGACAAGATTCTGACCGCCGAGCAAGCCAAGGATTACGGCATCATCGACACGGTGCTGGAGTACCGGAAGTTGTCGGCGCAGAAGTCGTAG
- a CDS encoding purine-cytosine permease family protein encodes MTAAEPSTDGSYRDRIAAIEPGGNEFIAEADRHGKPSQLFWTWTSPNLEFATIFLGVLAVSVYGMTFWQTLAGMAVGTGLGALAHYFLSKRGPRHGVPQMVLGRLAFGFRGNAVPSLLMTVTAGIGWFATNSVSGAFALSTLVGVAPVLALVFVVVVQTALAVFGHNLVQAFERWAFPVLAVIFAVTSVVILSKADFGAPAVAGGVGGTGGFLLTVGTAFGYVAGWAPYAADYTRYLPKSDATARTGFFAAAGLFVSCLVLQVVGAASVTIGPAVSDNPTAAFTAELAPLLANLTLLAIAIGAIAANAINIYSGAMAFVTIGVKLPHHVARAAATVFFGVVGFLIAWWALADAAASYEAFLLIIAYWIGPWLGVVFADQYLRGDQPVAHFLYDRTYSNWPGLLSFLIGLVVSVALFCNQTNFVGYVARAVPQLGDITFFVGFLIAGGCYLVLCRSKLATERVAA; translated from the coding sequence AGTACCGACGGTTCTTATCGGGATCGCATCGCGGCCATCGAACCCGGGGGCAACGAGTTCATCGCCGAGGCCGACCGACACGGAAAGCCCAGCCAGCTGTTTTGGACCTGGACGTCGCCGAACCTGGAATTCGCCACCATCTTCCTCGGCGTGCTCGCAGTCTCCGTCTATGGCATGACCTTCTGGCAGACGCTGGCGGGCATGGCCGTCGGGACCGGGCTCGGAGCGCTCGCGCACTACTTCCTGTCCAAACGCGGACCGCGCCACGGTGTGCCGCAGATGGTGTTGGGCCGGCTGGCCTTCGGGTTCCGGGGCAATGCGGTGCCGTCGCTGCTGATGACGGTGACCGCGGGCATCGGCTGGTTCGCGACCAACAGCGTCAGCGGCGCGTTCGCGTTGTCGACTCTGGTCGGGGTGGCGCCGGTGCTGGCCCTGGTGTTCGTCGTCGTGGTGCAGACGGCGCTCGCGGTGTTCGGACACAACCTCGTACAGGCCTTCGAGCGGTGGGCCTTCCCGGTGCTGGCGGTGATCTTCGCGGTCACTTCGGTGGTGATCTTGAGCAAGGCCGACTTCGGCGCCCCGGCGGTGGCCGGCGGGGTGGGCGGGACCGGTGGCTTTCTGCTGACCGTCGGCACCGCGTTCGGATATGTCGCCGGCTGGGCTCCCTACGCAGCCGATTACACCCGCTACCTGCCCAAGTCGGACGCCACCGCACGGACAGGATTCTTCGCAGCCGCGGGGCTGTTCGTGTCCTGCCTGGTGCTGCAGGTCGTCGGTGCGGCGTCGGTGACGATCGGGCCGGCCGTCTCCGACAACCCGACAGCGGCCTTCACCGCCGAGCTGGCACCGTTGCTGGCCAACCTCACGCTGCTGGCCATCGCGATCGGCGCCATCGCCGCCAATGCCATCAACATCTATTCGGGCGCAATGGCTTTCGTGACCATCGGGGTCAAGCTGCCGCATCACGTCGCGCGAGCGGCGGCGACGGTGTTCTTCGGGGTGGTCGGATTCCTCATCGCATGGTGGGCGTTGGCCGACGCGGCCGCGAGCTACGAGGCGTTCCTGCTGATCATCGCTTACTGGATCGGGCCGTGGCTCGGCGTGGTGTTCGCCGACCAGTATCTGCGGGGCGACCAGCCGGTGGCGCACTTCCTCTACGACCGGACCTACAGTAACTGGCCGGGCCTGTTGTCGTTCCTGATCGGATTGGTGGTGTCGGTGGCGCTGTTCTGCAATCAGACGAACTTCGTCGGCTACGTGGCCCGGGCGGTGCCCCAACTCGGTGACATCACTTTCTTCGTCGGATTCCTCATCGCGGGCGGCTGCTACCTCGTGTTGTGCCGGTCCAAGCTCGCAACAGAAAGGGTGGCGGCATGA
- a CDS encoding Fpg/Nei family DNA glycosylase — protein MPEGHTLHRLARLHQRRFGRSPVVVSSPQGRFVDGAADVSGRVLRKSDAWGKHLFHHYDGGRVVHIHLGLYGTFTEAAVPLPLPVGQVRMRMVGAEYGTDLRGPTVCEVIGEPEIADVVAKLGPDPLRGDADPEVAWKRIAKSRRSIGALLMDQSVIAGVGNVYRSELLFRHRMDPYRLGVHLGQDEFADMWTDLVALMKVGVRRGKIVVVRPEHDHGAPSYGPGRPRTYVYRRAGDACRVCGTSVRTAELEGRNLFWCPACQR, from the coding sequence ATGCCTGAAGGCCACACTCTGCACCGGCTGGCCCGGCTGCATCAACGCCGGTTCGGCCGCAGCCCCGTCGTGGTGTCGAGCCCGCAGGGCAGGTTCGTCGACGGTGCGGCCGACGTGAGCGGGCGGGTGCTGCGCAAATCCGATGCCTGGGGCAAGCATCTGTTCCATCACTACGACGGCGGTCGCGTCGTCCACATCCATCTGGGCTTGTACGGCACGTTCACCGAAGCGGCCGTGCCGTTGCCGTTGCCGGTGGGTCAGGTCCGCATGCGCATGGTCGGCGCCGAGTACGGCACCGACTTGCGCGGTCCGACCGTGTGTGAAGTGATCGGCGAACCCGAGATCGCCGACGTCGTCGCCAAACTCGGCCCCGACCCGCTGCGCGGCGACGCCGATCCCGAAGTCGCCTGGAAGCGGATTGCCAAGTCGCGCAGATCGATCGGCGCGTTGCTGATGGATCAGTCGGTGATCGCCGGGGTCGGCAACGTGTACCGCAGCGAGCTGTTGTTCCGTCATCGCATGGACCCCTACCGGCTCGGCGTTCACCTCGGCCAGGACGAATTCGCCGACATGTGGACCGATCTGGTGGCGCTGATGAAGGTCGGCGTGCGGCGCGGCAAGATCGTCGTGGTGCGGCCCGAGCATGACCACGGCGCCCCGTCCTACGGACCCGGCCGGCCCCGCACCTACGTGTACCGGCGGGCGGGCGACGCATGCCGGGTGTGCGGAACCTCGGTGCGCACGGCCGAATTGGAGGGGCGCAACCTGTTCTGGTGCCCGGCCTGCCAGAGGTAG